Proteins from one Lathyrus oleraceus cultivar Zhongwan6 unplaced genomic scaffold, CAAS_Psat_ZW6_1.0 chrUn0254, whole genome shotgun sequence genomic window:
- the LOC127113039 gene encoding uncharacterized protein LOC127113039, with protein METFFNFEAYLPSERIESSHNIHVFRKCFCIDFEFSHTIVPSQSNATTFMPDFTTTIKKVVAIPIEILCNGLEGDHNGVLYAEFSFVPDDLLYTVLPNLEEFARQIVAHNYENRDILELNVRLSAITSIEEEEEDFRNQDDYGQAQQVVDLMEKLENCYPFSDSTEQCPICLEEFCIKSDLARTKCSHVFHKNCIGSWIQQCINRSSTYTCPLCRGDSEYESESEDDSESEVESDFEYESEYEGSEEELEYEGSKDESELEDDSKDKDESDSESDYEDEEDSEGESDSEGESDFDPDSDDDPESGGNQIFEGGASEGGAFEGGPTSEGGQASDNVLESERDSKQV; from the exons ATGGAAACCTTCTTCAACTTTGAAGCGTATTTACCTAGCGAAAGAATTGAATCTTCACATAACATTCATGTTTTTAGAAAATGTTTTTGCATTGATTTTGAGTTCAGCCACACAATTGTACCTTCTCAATCCAATGCCACAACCTTTATGCCCGATTTTACAACTACAATAAAAAAAGTTGTAGCGATTCCTATTGAAATTCTGTGTAATGGTTTGGAAGGAGATCATAATGGTGTTTTATACGCCGAATTTTCTTTTGTACCAGATGATTTATTATATACGGTTCTACCAAATCTTGAAGAATTTGCTAGACAAATAGTTGCACACAACTATGAAAATCGTGATATATTAGAGTTGAATGTGCGTCTTTCTGCCATAACATCAATTGAAGAGGAGGAAGAAGATTTTAGAAATCAAGATGATTATGGTCAAGCCCAACAAGTTGTTGATTTGATGGAGAAATTAGAAAATTGTTATCCTTTTTCTGACTCAACCGAACAATGTCCTATTTGTTTGGAGGAGTTTTGCATTAAATCAGATTTAGCTCGTACCAAATGCTCACATGTTTTTCATAAAAATTGTATTGGCTCATGGATTCAACAATGCATCAATCGCTCATCAACTTACACTTGTCCATTGTGTCGAG GAGACTCTGAATATGAGTCAGAGTCAGAagatgactctgaatctgaagtCGAGTCTGATTTTGAATATGAGTCAGAATATGAAGGTTCTGAAGAAGAGTTAGAATATGAGGGTTCTAAAGATGAGTCAGAGTTAGAAGATGACTCTAAAGATAAAGATGAGTCAGACTCTGAAAGTGACTATGAAGATGAAGAAGACTCTGAAGGCGAgtctgattctgaaggtgaatctgattTTGATCCAGATTCTGATGATGATCCAGAATCTGGAGGTAATCAAATCTTTGAAGGTGGAGCTTCTGAAGGTGGAGCCTTTGAAGGTGGTCCAACTTCTGAGGGCGGTCAAGCATCCGATAATGTTCTAGAATCAGAAAGGGATTCTAAACAAGTTTAG